From Strix uralensis isolate ZFMK-TIS-50842 chromosome 1, bStrUra1, whole genome shotgun sequence, a single genomic window includes:
- the GHRHR gene encoding LOW QUALITY PROTEIN: growth hormone-releasing hormone receptor (The sequence of the model RefSeq protein was modified relative to this genomic sequence to represent the inferred CDS: substituted 1 base at 1 genomic stop codon), translated as MNPSVIYHCALHILSLTVLVAGNVHPECDFMTELKKKETECLEDPEESGNATPADCKRTWDKILCWPEADAGDTLALPCPKILFHFMKEPAGIVRRNCTKKGWSVPFPPYHIACPVEDEVPLEEQSYFSTIKIIYTVGYSVSITSLIIAMTVLIAFRRLRCPRNYIHVQLFFTFILKAIAIFIKDAVLFQEEDIDHCNFSTTECKISVVFCHYFMMTNFTWLLVEALYLNCLLLSSLSHGRRYFWWLVLFGWGFPTLFTLIWILAKFYFEDTACWDINQGSPYWWLIKGPIIISVGVNFVLFINIIRILLKKLDPRQINFNNSSQYRRLSRSTLLLIPLFGTHYIVFNFLPEYTSLGVRLYLELCIGSFQGFIVAVLYCFLNQEATPKQYLTTKXHSPLLLRCKLKLAGGGTATDMDLCECGGGQGGLCLLVLE; from the exons ATGAACCCTAGTGTTATATACCACTGTGCTCTGCACATCCTGAGTCTGACAGTGCTT GTTGCTGGGAATGTCCACCCAGAATGTGATTTTATGACAgagctgaagaaaaaggagactgAATGTCTGGAGGACCCAGAAGAGAGTGGAAATGCAACACCAGCAG ATTGCAAGAGAACTTGGGACAAAATACTGTGCTGGCCAGAGGCAGATGCTGGAGACACTCTTGCCTTACCGTGCCCAAAAATCCTCTTTCACTTCATGAAGGAGCCAG ctgggatagtaAGAAGGAACTGCACAAAGAAAGGCTGGTCTGTCCCATTCCCTCCTTACCATATTGCCTGTCCAGTAGAAGATGAGGTTCCACTTGAAGAA CAATCCTACTTTTCTACTATAAAGATAATCTACACTGTAGGATACAGTGTATCAATCACCTCACTCATTATTGCCATGACAGTTCTTATTGCATTCAG gAGGCTTCGCTGTCCCAGAAATTATATCCATGTACAGctcttttttacttttatctTAAAAGCTATTGCCATTTTCATTAAGGATGCTGTCCTTTTCCAAGAGGAAGACATTGATCACTGCAACTTCTCTACA ACTGAATGCAAGATCTCAGTTGTTTTCTGTCACTACTTCATGATGACCAATTTCACATGGCTGCTAGTAGAGGCTCTTTACTTAAACTGTCTACTTCTCTCATCCCTTTCTCATGGAAGAAGATATTTTTGGTGGCTTGTTCTCTTTGGCTGGG GTTTTCCAACACTTTTCACCCTTATATGGATATTAGCAAAATTCTACTTTGAAGACACGGC ATGCTGGGATATTAATCAAGGTTCTCCTTACTGGTGGCTAATTAAAGGACCTATTATAATTTCTGTTGGG GTCAATTTTGTCCTATTTATCAACATCATcagaattttgctgaaaaaactAGACCCTAGACAGATCAACTTCAATAACTCTTCTCAGTACAG ACGTCTCTCAAGGTCAACTCTGCTTCTAATTCCATTATTTGGAACCCATTATATTGTCTTCAACTTTCTTCCGGAATATACCAGCCTGGGGGTTCGGCTTTACTTAGAGCTCTGCATTGGATCTTTTCAG gGGTTTATTGTAGCAGTTCTTTACTGTTTCCTGAACCAAGA GGCTACTCCCAAGCAGTATTTGACCACAAAATAGCATTCTCCTCTCCTTTTGAGGTGCAAACTGAAATTGGCCGGAGGTGGCACGGCAACAGATATGGACTTATGCGAGTGTGGAGGAGGACAAGGTGGACTGTGCCTTCTAGTTCTGGAGTAA